Proteins found in one Candidatus Hydrogenedens sp. genomic segment:
- the ytxJ gene encoding bacillithiol system redox-active protein YtxJ — protein sequence MKEISQTEHFDSIIQNNKDVYLMFFKHSTRCPISWSVKKEVDAFLKNHPQYLEHTYLINVIDSKNLSNYIAEKTKIKHESPQIIIMKDNSVIAHFSHLSITENKILEHLK from the coding sequence ATGAAAGAAATTTCTCAAACAGAACATTTCGATTCAATTATTCAAAACAATAAAGACGTATATCTAATGTTCTTCAAACATAGCACACGTTGCCCAATTTCATGGAGTGTAAAAAAAGAAGTAGATGCCTTCCTTAAAAACCATCCCCAATACCTTGAACATACCTATCTAATAAATGTAATCGACTCCAAAAACCTGTCAAATTACATCGCTGAAAAAACAAAAATAAAACACGAATCCCCTCAAATTATTATTATGAAAGATAACTCCGTAATAGCACACTTTTCCCATCTAAGCATTACAGAAAACAAAATCCTCGAACATCTTAAATAA